The nucleotide sequence TCTACTTCCTTGATTCATTCATTGTCTGATGTTTCCAAACACGACACACTAGCTTCTCAACCAATCAACGCGCAACTCGTTCCGTCCGCAAAGAACATGGAAGTTATAGGGAAGCCACGGAGAAAGACACATAACTCTCCAGCATTTAAACTAACCCATTCGCAAACTCTCCCACCCACTCAAGACAACCACAGATGCTGTTCCAAAGACAACTGCTACGTACAGTGGCCACCGCCGCCACCAAGCAATTCAAACCACCAGTCCAATTATTCGGCTTGGAGGGAACATACGCAACTGCACTATTCAAGGCTTCCTACATGGAATCCTCCATCGAATCCACCACCAAGGGGATCAATTTGATCAACGACAAGGTCGCAAAGGACCCCAAGTTGCAAAGCGTGTTGAATAACCCGGTATTGTCCAAGAATGATAGAAATTTAGTCGTCGATGCATTGTTGAAGGAAAATGGGTTGACTGGCGATAAACAGATCAAGAATTTCTTGCTCGTTGTCGCGGAAAATAATAGATTGAGctctttgaatttgatttgtCAACAGTATAATAAGTTGAATGATGCCTTTAAGGGAATCGTTCATGGTAATGTGATAACGAGggaaaaattggatgataaatctttcaagaaattggaaaaagcCATCATGCAATCAAAATTCATCTCCAATGGGAAATCTTTACAATTGACTAATTTGGTTAGACCGGAAATTAAAGGTGGGTTGATCGtggaaattgatgataagACCGTGGATTTGAGCATTGCTACCAAGATTCAAAACTTGAATAAAGTATTGCAGGAGTCCATTTGAATAagtatcatcattattaatcaGTATATAGTTTTTTTTCCCCTCCTTTACTCGTATgagaatatatatattcatttcaAATTTGTCTATTTACCATTCACTATTTTCgtttttttatatatacaagTTAGATTATATTAGGGGAGAATCCCGATGGTACTTTTCTAATGTTTGAAGACTCAACTCTTTCAATATCGTACTCTCTTCTCGAGCATTGTTACCTGTtatctttaatatttcatgTTT is from Naumovozyma castellii chromosome 6, complete genome and encodes:
- the ATP5 gene encoding F1F0 ATP synthase subunit 5 (ancestral locus Anc_5.315) produces the protein MLFQRQLLRTVATAATKQFKPPVQLFGLEGTYATALFKASYMESSIESTTKGINLINDKVAKDPKLQSVLNNPVLSKNDRNLVVDALLKENGLTGDKQIKNFLLVVAENNRLSSLNLICQQYNKLNDAFKGIVHGNVITREKLDDKSFKKLEKAIMQSKFISNGKSLQLTNLVRPEIKGGLIVEIDDKTVDLSIATKIQNLNKVLQESI